From Cotesia glomerata isolate CgM1 linkage group LG3, MPM_Cglom_v2.3, whole genome shotgun sequence:
TGCTGCAATTGTTAGGAAAAGTCAATCACAAAAGTCGATCTAAAGCTTTCAGAAAAAAGATTATAACTGCACCAGTGGGCGTAATTTAGTAactagataattaaataagtctaggttagttaacaaaattatgaaaattaagtttagtgtcttataataataacctcGAAggtacacgggaaaaaatttctgggaaaatttacgatacaactattgtaaagctggactatacttttattactattaattgtcaaatagtttagaagaaaaaatactatttattcatgaaaaaatacgatattactattgtaaaaagtaagagatgaaaatttccagtgctgcctctgtatcttttcaatagaactatagcaaattttacaatagttgaattggaatgtttttCAATcagtgtgagtgatggccgtgcacagcgctagactccgagtttatgtaaatgttaaagggTACGGGCcttagtttacctcggatagcgtagagggagagtctctggctgccaacacagagttctgggttcgattcccagatagGACGAAAATGccggtttcttttttcgattactgtacaggtaccaattagtccaaccttctatctctctccctccctgatatttcttttaaaaaaaccaactgtgaatttttacaatagttgaattgtaaagttcacaaacacatattgtataatttgctttatagtattcgactttttaagactcttgctagtcttattttttggattaaatttacaatagtagatcgtaaaaattactaaatgagaagtatagtccaccgttactattttaattagtaaaaattacaatagtaaaataataaaaactccttgaattttctttccgtgtacaagataaaatttttggaataatgCGGAAACTTACCAGGCGGATACTCGACGTAATTAAGTTTAGTGTAGATGGCAAACGGTATGGCCGCTATCATCGCCAGGATCCAAGCAGCCAGGATGAACCTAAGCGGTCGTTTCAGCCCGCTCATCGCGTAGAGATGTAGAGGGTGACAAATCGCCAGGTATCTCTCCATGGAGAAAGCCACTATCGTTAATACTGATACGTACGAAGACCTTGAAaatatattacttttttttattactaaattatCTCACACACTAACTTGTTAGTTAACTATCTCGAAAAGTTTTCACCGAAAATTAATAGACAACTTTTTCCTTATTCCCTTTTATTTCTAACTAGTTTTTCCGTAAGTAAAAAAGCCCGtagttaattttgttgaaactttttcacccttactaaaaatataaacaaattactgTCGGTTCTTTTCGTATTAAATACTCAAGCGCATTACAAAAGTTTTTGTTGAGGTTAATTACAACATTAGTATGTTTTGTAGttgagtaaatatttatttttgctcaTATTGAAACCGGATAAAAGTATTATTGGAAATATTAAAGCagcttacattttttatttttatttctggaggaaaaaatatgtttctggctaaaaaaatagataaaaacgATTGCTACGCTATTTTTccgagtttttttttgtactgtttatttttgaaatattacatttatttttttaaaagtttgcatttttttttataaaaaagtgacCATAGAAACTTCAACAAAGttaagattattaaaaaattttaaatattccccgaaaaaaaattctgactaaattctttttcaaattatttaatcgtgaattttttatattaataaagttagccgacatttttaattttttgattttgtttaatttattaaattagaactaaaaaatatttttaaaaaattgcacttatagttatTGAAGTTTCTTACAAAtgaaaagattttttcaaaattttattgtaacaatttttttaataaaaaaaattataaaaatttgtagatgtccgctaattttattttcatgaattttttcataaaatcaagcttcaaaaattttttttcaacgatcaaaatatttttttcgtcGCAAAAAGTCTGAAACTCAagatacttttaaaaaaaaaaaactttagcattgtaacaaaaaaaatgttctaaaaTTAAGTTAAGAGTTTTATTTGTGTTGATTGTtttgaaaagaaataaaatttatttactcacGTTTCTGAGACATAAGCTCTTATTTTGCAGAGCCCCCAGCCCAGCTCCCAGGGGTACTGCTGCCAAAAAACACTGAGTTCGAAGGGCAATCCTGGAAAATACGAAAAGTAAATCACATCATTGGTACAttatatccgaacaaaaacagtttcactgtaaaaaatcgcgccaagtccacgttcataagactattaagaaaaaaaaatttgtttttttctttacaaaaatatataaaataaaaaaataaaaaaatccaagtaaccgatatgattgtttatgattttcggaaattaaaaaaaattgtgttataaatttaaaaattaagaaaaaaaattttggaacgtatttagtgtgcgcggttgcaaaatattttacttttaatgaaattcgtaaaatctatttactaggactttaaaaaaatttaaatacacaatgacgcataccaagtacgttccaaaatttttttcttaatttttaaatttataacacaattttttttaatttccgaaaatcataaacaatcatatcggttacttggattttttaatttttttattttatatatttttgtaaagaaaaaaacaaatttttttttcttaatagtcttatgaacgtggacttggcgcgattttttacagtgaaactgtttttgttcggattttagtattttttgtaattataataaaaatttacaattggtaccaacttaaatctcgcgttggttgcattttttatagcaaactatccccttgaaactacagtttatgtaaaaataattccagcgcaccctggcgggtgtagatgcaagctgtgaaatatcttttttaactgtagtttcccatctaatgaaggattactatgcattctcgaattatttagtctgtggcagatcactttgcccatcgaaaaaaagtcaggatcgaaatttttgcgttgctatagtttgtgctgattaaatttaataatttcaattagattaattgttataagtgaatataattaattaataacagtcaaataaagtatgaattactgtgataatatacaatttaggaaaaaaaagtaccgtagaattaaataaaattttgcaacctcaaaataccgttctgcttacagtaaacatagtcggtagtctggcgctccgtttacagcagatttgaacggaacttggcgccagattctaccgaatctgtggattattATAGCTGTGATAAATGTTAAAGGTgcagataaataattacacgTGACATTATTAGTGCGCTCGGTGTATAATTGCATCGGGAGCAATAATGATAAGGCTCTTCAATGCATCACATGAGCTGTAACACCTGCCATTGTATATATTAATCAATCAAGATTGCTCGTGTTGGCGTTTAACCCTCAGTTCCGATACAATATTCACGGCTACTGAATATCTTAGAGATTTATAGTGAGTAGAGGATTCATAAGTGTAGGGGAAAGTTAAATCCAGAGCAAGGCTTAATTTAAGTGACGCAAGTCCCTCCGTCAAATcatcaaactttttttccgGAGATTTATTGAGTGTCAGCATTCATTACTTTGCCAGCAATACAATTACggtttttatttatcgaaatGTTAATTTACTCACTAAATTATCGGGACTACGCACATGCATGATTCAGCTGGATTATTTATTTCCTCGAATCCTTGAATATCTATAGGAAATTGAAGTATTGTAATGAGATAGGtttcgaagaaaaaaaaatttatttattttacaaacatagaaatttaatttaagtaaattatttggttacaattttatagataggctttttttgtttttttgttttttttttttttttttttattcaataaaattgtgggaaaatcatattttattgattttctcGTCAATAAagagataaataatttttttcaggtagttattttaattttatgattttttattcagcAAATTACTCTGAAAAATGTACAGAAATAAATGTAGGATACAATATACTTTCTGCGTGAATATTATACTGATAAATTGTCCGATAAATAGCAATTCACTGAGTTAAGTGATCGcgtgtgtaaataaatatttacgttcgatcaataatttatgaagATAAGGACTTTTACATAGCAGTGGTTGGGTGATTACAAATTCAAATTGATCATCGACTCTGAAATTATGAAGCTTGATGTAATCAATACCGATGATTGCAGAATAACTTTGGAATTTTACGACCTAATGACAACTACAAACGTCGTTACAGTGCCACAaacctaaaaaataatgttttgattaatcaaaaaatgattgcaaatcagaaataaaatttcggcGCAGATGTTAACTTACGATTCTTAAAAGATTCCGGTTCAGCGGAAAAGTACCCCACGCCGAAAACTCAACTTTGAAAAATAGAAGATCGCGTGAAAATTTGACCAGctgaaaatttaacatttaaaaataaaaaagtcccttaaaaatgaaaaagtttaGTTTGTTTACTCGTTCATTGACTTGCGGATTCATTGGACATTGCTCCGAAAGCAAAATGATTAGTGGTCCAGTTTCTTGactctgaaaaaattctaatttaaaattggttttaaaaatctttgaggatgaaaattttcataccTGATCGATAGTTTTGGAAACTGCAAAAGTCAGTACTAGAGTTAAGAAGATCACCCAAAGAAGATATATTATTTGAGCTAAATAGAAAAGTAATTGAGGTATTTTCCTTGGAACTGAGCTCGGGATAATATAatacgaaataataaaaatgagttGTAATCGAGGCTCACGATAGGCATCAAAAGCGATAGCCCGTACAAATTGTTTATTTCTTCACAAATGTCATACAATTCTATGTATAAATTCTCTAAATTATCGATTTCTTGAAATGCAGATTCTTCCATTAGCGATAATCTGACCATCGATCTTgatatttgattaaaattgcTTGTTTTGATAGATGAGTTCAATgctttaaattgtttttcaacgATGCCGAGTAGTATGGTATATTGCACAATTATCCAGCTGTACATCACTGTaggaaaattttcatacaCTATCGTAATAGGTGATGACGGATCAAAAGGCATTACTAATAATATCCTTGCAatggagataaaaaaattgagcgtaaaaatgaaataatttgaaatgtGTTTTGCATACGAATCCACGCTGATGTTCAATTTTCTATCAACATAACTCAGCCGATTTATGACGTTGATCATCGATTTTTGTTTGTAAACGTAAAAAAGCTGAATCCATGAAACACTTATTGTTTGAGTCCACCATGTAATATCTGTCAATATTTCGGAAACcctgtattcaaaattttctcctGAGATTTTTGCTGGAAAATCAGATTGAGTTTCATGAAAAACTTTTTCGTCTTGAGCGAATAAATACTGAAAGTCAATCCAAATCAAAGCGTTTACTAAcattaacaaaatattataaaaagaaCCGATGTACGAAATTTTGCATATTTCGTTCTGATTATCTTCAATTCTGGAGTGTTTTTTAAAGATCTCCGACACTTTTAATGTCCATGGTGACAATCcatgtaatttataaacaaagtATTGAATTACTGAGAAATATCGGTACACTTTGTTGCATAAATCTGAACTCGGTTTAAGAATTATATCTCGCCGCATTTTTGAAACTGGATTTTTGGTTTTAAATATAACAGAATGTGTGTTTACGGTAAAGCGTCGCGATTATGACTAAAGTTGTTGGATTTTCTCCCAGTGTCACGTACTCGCGTGAGTGttgctaattatttatttccatttcCACTGATAATCTGTGAATCGATGAAAGTAATGTTTGATTGCTAGATCGAAGCGTCACGTGATAATCCTTCCATGTTTTAAAGTATCTTGATCGGATTAGTAAACAACAATGTATAAATagctatttataaattactttatttatcaCTCAACAATTCAATTTGAATAGTTGACAGATAGTTATCAGGTAAAACATACTTTTATGTAATTGTGGAACGATTAATACGTTTGATAAGTTTTTGCAATACAGTGTTAACAgaataattttggaattttacGCCACAATGATAACTACAAACGTCGTTACAGTGCCACAaacctaaaaaataatggtttgattaatcaaaaaatggTTTCAAATCAGAAATAAAACTTCGGTGCAGATGTTGACTTACGATTCCTAAAAGATTCCGGTCTAGCGGCAAAGTACCCCACGCCGAAAACTCAACTTTGAAAAATAGAAGATCGCGTGAAAATTTGACCAGctgaaaatttaacatttaaaaataaataagtccgttaaaaataaaaaagtttagtttgTTTACTCTTTCAATGACTTGCGGATTCATTGGACATTGCTCCGAAAGCAAAATGATCAGTGGTCCAGTTTCTTgactctgaaaaaattttaattcaaaattggtTTCAAAAATCGTTGATGATGAAAATTCTTATACCTGATCGATCGTTTTTGAAACAGCAAAAGTCAGTACTAGAGTTAAGAAAATCACCCACGGAACAAATATTACTTGAGCtaaaaagaaaagaatttcaaaaatttcactaGGAAATGAACCATTTAAGATAAAGAACGAAATAAAAAGTATGAGGTTGTAATTAAAGCACAGGATAGACATCAGTAGCAGTAGCTcgtaaaaattgtttatttcttCACAAATGTCATACAATTCTATGTATAAACTTTCTAAATGATCGATTTCTTGAAATGCAGATTCTTCCATTAACGATAATCCGACCATCGATCTTGAAATTTGACTGAAATTGCTTGTTTTGATAGATAAGTTCAAGGCTTTGAATTGTTCTTCTAAAATGGTCAGTAGTATGATAAATTGCACAATTATCCAACTGTACATCACTGtaggaaaattttcatatactATTGAAATTACTGGTGAAGCTTCTATTGGTATAGCTAATATTATCCTTGCACTgacgaataaaaaattgagcataaaaataaaataaattaatattttttttgcatacgAATCTACCCTGATGTTCAATTTTCGATCAACATTACTCAGCCGATTTATGATGTTGATCAtcgatttttgtttataaacgTAAAAAAGCTGAATCCATAAAACACTTATTGTTTCCATCAACCATGTGATagatgtaaattttacaaaactcTTCGATCCAAATTTTTCTCCTGGGATTTCTTCTGGAAGATCAAATTGAGTGTCATCAAGAATTTCATTACTTTGACGCAAAGCATTTTCAAGGTAAATCCGATATAAAACGATGCCTAAcattaacaaaatattataaaaagaaCCGAtgtatgaaattttgaatacttgGTTCAGATCATCTTCAATTCtggagttttttttaaacatctcCGACACTTTTAATGTCCATGG
This genomic window contains:
- the LOC123260738 gene encoding uncharacterized protein LOC123260738 gives rise to the protein MRRDIILKPSSDLCNKVYRYFSVIQYFVYKLHGLSPWTLKVSEMFKKNSRIEDDLNQVFKISYIGSFYNILLMLGIVLYRIYLENALRQSNEILDDTQFDLPEEIPGEKFGSKSFVKFTSITWLMETISVLWIQLFYVYKQKSMINIINRLSNVDRKLNIRVDSYAKKILIYFIFMLNFLFVSARIILAIPIEASPVISIVYENFPTVMYSWIIVQFIILLTILEEQFKALNLSIKTSNFSQISRSMVGLSLMEESAFQEIDHLESLYIELYDICEEINNFYELLLLMSILCFNYNLILFISFFILNGSFPSEIFEILFFLAQVIFVPWVIFLTLVLTFAVSKTIDQSQETGPLIILLSEQCPMNPQVNERLVKFSRDLLFFKVEFSAWGTFPLNRNLLRIVCGTVTTFVVVIRS